In the Zingiber officinale cultivar Zhangliang chromosome 5A, Zo_v1.1, whole genome shotgun sequence genome, GTAGAACACGAAATGaaaatgctaaattaaaattagattggGTTCAAACTAAATCCAACAGGTATGCACGGATATAAGAATTATGTTGGTTTAAATCAGGATTAATTTAGAGTTAATTTGGTCAAAGAATACCTGAACTAATTAAGTTTAAGATCTACACAAGTGAATTAGGGcatttttaaaaaaccttttttttctttttttttttctccctcACCGTGTCATACACACTGGCGGAGCCAGAACATCGAATCCATCCGGGATAATATTGACCTACTGTCATCTACTCGGGCTAATCATTCATGTGGGACCCGATTACTCGTGATTTGATTGCTACTTTTGGGATAAcatgttaaaaaaaagaaaaatctgcCCGAGCTAAAGCCTGGGTAAAAGAAAGCTTGGCTCCGCCCTTAGTCGTAGGGATGTTCATTATTTGGATCAGTTCATTAATCTGTTTGATCCAAATAACATTTGGATTATTTGGTTTGATTAAATAAAATTCGGATTGGTTGAATGAGCTGACCCGAATATTAATTGGATTAATGATTTGGTTTTAGATATAACTTCCCGTCCAAATAATCCGCCCAAAACTCAAATaagaaattaatatatattttataatattttttagtaTAATCTTTGAATCTTTAAGATGTATATTTTAATGaaattattttatgaaatttggagtttatttatttgtaattattgaaatttatttatttgaagaacattgaaaatttaaaatgaaaaaaaaaaattgaattaattggTACCCAAATCGAATAATCCGAATTAGTTTCAGATAattcaattcttaattgaatttaaaaaattataaaatctaaATAACCTGAACTAAATAATCCAAATAATCATGTCTTCTCCCATCCTTctcttgttttttatttttctctttcccttttccCATTAGCTTTTACTTCTTTTTTTGGTGCCCATGCATTGTCTGTCATATAGAAAGCAATCCTCCTTTCATCGACCACCATTAGCCAAAAGATATACATCAAAACGAGCACCTTCCTTCAGTAACACTCACTTGACAGATAATCCAGTAAACATTCCTTTAAACGAAATTTCGTAGAGAGAAATGTCGAGAGGAACGCAATACCGTTCCAACTTctcttttagttttttaaaatgctcaataattcaaaaaataatcaCATCAGCGTCGAGATCAGCAATGCTGGTCGTCCACCATTAAATTAGCACCATTAATTCATTGAATGATGTATTGCGCAGCGTTGACTTGTGAGAAGAAAGACAATTAATTGAGTTGGCTCTTTTTCAACTTTGTTGCGTTTTATTATTAGAGAAAGTTTCACTTTGCCTCTCGTAATTTATCTTTTTTGAATCCTAGTCCAAGTAATTTAGAATATCGTATTTTATCCgtcataatttataaaataaaacatttcctcctcGGTCATTGACAACTGACTAAGTTGACAATTTAATGCGGCATGCGCGACTCGTCAACCAAACTATTTTATGAGTgggagaataaaaataaaataaaatatgtagggtaaaatataatattttaaattatacgGGACAAAATGAAAAATTctctaattattataattaaaagtaatgatatgctcaagaaaaaaatttaagaaaaacttAAGGATAAACACATAAAGTCATGATCTATCATTTCGTTTTTTGTGAGCTCCATCATTTTATATGTATTTTTCATATCATTTttctataattaattagattttgagaaCCTCATATTGCCACCGAGTGAGCCCTCGAGGTGCGTGCCTAAGGGACACGGTCTACTTGGTGTGGGTAAATTTCACCCTGCCTGTACAGGCAGTGTCCCAACCTCTCACAATGAGAGGGTGGGATCTACTacttaagggtgcgtttggttcaagtcatcatgtataaccttggttatgtgattatctagtaatcacataaccaaggttatagggaataaaacataaccaaatgttgtttgattcaacttaggtaatgtaacaaaaacttgtttgtttgaaggttttaatgaataccttagtttaatattttatcgtattaccctcaattacaaaaccaactatacatattattattattatttatttatttatttattattattatttatttatttagtttttaatatttttttacttttctttttccggtatatttttttacttttttatatgtttttttattttttaatgtttttatatttttatattatttatatttatatttatattttttttatttttttacattttttaaattttaattttaatttttttattttttttatttttaattttttaaaatttttttaaatttttaaaatttttaaaaatatttaaattttaaaatttttataaattttttaaaaaaaaatttaaaatttttttaacatttttaaaatttttatttttaaaatttttatttttaaaatttttatttttaaaatttttatttttaaaatttttattttttaaaattatttattttttttaaaataaattttaaaattttttaaaacattttttttatttttttaaattttttaatatttttttacattttttctcttttttcatgttttttcttatcggagggtatttttggtaaaaaaaatcattaaccccggaatcaacaaaaaccttagttttatgaggttttccgattccgggctgcatgacccttttgctgacgtgtcgggcatgaaacattacttgggaatcatcgaatacctaaaccaaataaggtttttgttgataatcttggatggataaccaaggttatccagAATAActccgaaccaaacgcaccctaagtatGATTCTCACCATCCCAATATAAGAAGTTGGGGCACTGCCTGATGTGGACCTCATAGGTCGTGCCCTATGAGAAATACACCCCCCGGTGTACCCTGGGGTGTTCTTAGACTTTGCTTCCTAACATTGTGAAACGTTAATCCAACTGTGTATCCTCTCGCCCAGCAAATTACAGTGTAAATGGTGAATTTAATATTTAGTCTAATATGATATTTTCTTTGAAGTCATTTACCTCCTTTAATTTATAATAGAAACTACGAAAGATCTAATCTATCCAGTTAGATCTATTGTTTGAGCGTATCGTTATCACATAAATCCCTCGACTCCATGTCCGAAGAAAAGCAAATGCTAATAAGTTATAACGAATCAATTAATTCATGGTCAAATCTCCACATGATGTATATTGTTTATATTATAGATCTGGCGAGGGATTAAATGGTATAATAAAATTGTTGGTAGTTTGGAGAATTACATACATGACTATTACTTTTCAATTAGCGATTTTTACATTAATTGTGACTTCATTTGTTTTACTGGTTAGTGTATCCGTTATATTTACTTCTTCTAATAGTTGGTCAAGTAAGAAAAAGATTGTATTTTTtgattcatcatttcttttcttCGATCCTAGGAGAAAAATGAATTATCTTTTAGAAACCTTTTGGATACTTTCGTCTTCTGATTTTCGTCGTTCTGGATTTCAGAATTGGCTCTTACTAAACTTCATCCCTATTTGTATCGGTTTGGAGgagataaattataaatagcTATTAGTACTGGTGCATATATATTATACCAAGATTTGAATACTAAAATTTATAGTGACAGTACCTTATGCGCTATCCACTGGATCATCTCGAAAGATAATAAgtacttttataaatatttaatataataaattttaaaattaattttctgtaaatataaatatacatatagaaatattttctaaatatCTGATTTTTATAAAGAATTACTGTGTTAAaataaatatctttaaaatttatcCTACTATCTTAGAGAGATCACTAAGTCgttcatgagctattcgaagttcgattcgataaaagttcgtttaatgagactcgttaagataaacaaaccaagctcaaattTTACAATATtcagctcgttagctcgtgaacatgttcgttaagctcataaatcaatttttaaataaaaaaataatagttttgatattgaatttatagattttacactctatttatgaaaaacattgataaatatattaaatttatttattaaaataaaattataaattttaacaaaaatattataattttttaaaatatataatttagtttttaatgaatatttatatttataatttatatttattaaattcgtttaggctcgataaaaatttgaataaactcgtgagccataaatatattcattaaataaagctcgagctcggttcgattataaacgaatcaaactcaaacatccaaaagttcgactcggctcgattacacccctaattgGGAGGTCTAGTTTAATTTGGCCCGATATGATTGAATCGTGTGGCTCGATTTGAAAACGGTCCGGTCGTTGGATGAGAGGGGCTCGACCATGcatgtgaacttggcatatatgTAATTAGTTAATAATATATAGAAATTTAAAACAATTGATTTAAAAAATGTATGTAGTGCAAATATCAATTTTGTAttattaccaaaaaaaaaaaactgacgtCACATTTATCCTCGTTTATCGGCGCCATCTTCAAAAGAGACTTTATGTCTAATTTTAGAAAAACAATAAAAAGTGGTGACTCATTGAAAAATAACATTTATGGGTTaaagtcaaatttaaaaattaattaataataataatttttaaattagttgaatcgTCATTGTTGTTTAAATGTGTAGCTAGGAACGATGCCCTCTCGGTTGTGGAACCACGGAGGACGGAGGCAGTCCCTGATCTCGTGGAGATCAGTAGCCGGCGCAAGGTCGATCGAGTGGGATTAAATCGATTTGGTAAGAGGTCGAAATCTCTGTTTGCTTCATTTCTAATCTCATTCCATCGCTCTCGTTTTGTGCGGATCGGTTTTTCGTTCTGGCGTCGGAATGTGTTTTTCGAAGGGGACCGGATTATctgcttccttcttcttgttcgttCTGGGGGAATCGGTTTTTTGTTTAGTAGGTTTAGATCGAAGTCCGCGTTGGACACGAACTCGAAGATTCAAATACCGATCTTTTTGGGTATTtagtactctttttttttttttttcttgaatgcTATTGTTATTATCAGGAGTTAGATCCGAGGTGATGGCATCGCGTGGCGATCCTGAGATGGTCGGTTGTATCTGGTATATAATGTTTGGGGCGAGAGTGGAATAGATCTGTATATGAACTTGGGTTTTTTGGCCTAAAATTGCACTGCCTCTTTCAGAGTTTTTTGCTAGAGATTTTGGGTAAaccccccctttttttttttcttttatggtTATGAATAAGTTCTCCCTTCAACAAAGCCATCGGATGGTTGGGAGTAAATTCTGTTCAGTGAAACTGATGGATAGTGAGGGAGCTAGAAAATTATGGAAGTGGGAGCAATTATGCCTTTAAGAAAACAAATAGCTTGGCAAATTGAAGTGCCCGATTGCGGGGACGCAAAAACACATCAGATGAATCATGTAAACACAAGATTTGCCCAAACGATCTGACAGAAAGAAAATCCATATAGGAAAATAAAATAGCTAAGTTTGGTAGGTGTCGTGAAGAATTGATTGGAGACAGATCACTTCAGTCAACACTATCTAATCAAAGAAAACAGAAAATAGAAGATAAGAAGGTATAGGTGAAGAACGATGGCAAAAAGTTGAAAGAGCGACACTTGGATATTTTTGCTTCTACGATTTGAAGGCTGCATAATAtcttaaattttcttttactgCTGATAAATATGATGATTAAATCATGTGTTTGCACATGGAATGGTTCAGTTTTTGACTTTAGTGAGTTCAGTTAAAACAATTTCGTTTTGTTTACTATGACAGTATCATATCGCATGTGTGTGATCGTGTTCTCTGTGTTATTTCTCAGGAGCTGGCCCAGCTGAACTCAGCTACTTCTTGACCTGTCTTCATACTCGGTTGTCGGTCTGATGGGCTGTTTCGCTTCTAAGCTCAGCGGCAAACACGCAGTCGGATACGAGGACGACCCTGTGGCCCTTGCTTCTCTGACTAATTGtatttcttcctctttcttcttttACAATCCAGTTGGTGTTCATGCTTCACGAATATACCATGCATGCATTATCTGCACTGTTGCTTGCTATTTTGTCCTCATAAGAAATACTAGTTTTGACGTTTTTCAGCCATCAAGGAGTCTATGTGCACAGTATGGTTAGGTCTTACGTAGTCCCCTATGTCGTCTATCTCTTATCACTGAATAGGAAGGATTCAACAATCAACAGTACGAGCCTATAGAACAAGATGTCCCCTCCAAACTCATGTCTTTGTACACTTTAGGATTGGGTCCTAGTTTGTTTCTGTATAGCCGTCGGATCACTCCTGATTTTACTCACCCCGTCCCTCGCTTTGCCATCCTGCCACGCCCaactctatttattttttttgtcatCGCTTTGAGGTCCCACCcaacttttgatttttttttttttttcaatcatcgCTTGTGATTAAAATCTGGATATATCAGACAGCAAATAGGTTGGCTCCATATTTGTCCGATCAACAAAAATCAAAATAGTAACAAAAACGCTAGAGAAAGAAATACTTTGCGTTTTCAAAAGGTTAGGCTCCTTTTTTAgttaattaatgaaaaaaaaaattgatgcatGACACTGTACTGTAAATTTTGTGTGATATATCACTGCTATCGATTTCATTTTCTGTTTGTTATTAAATTTTCACATGTTTCAATATTTTATAAATGGTGGTAAAGAACGATTATGCTAGTTCCAACGCCTCCGTCAATCAATCTCAAGATCAACATATAGAAGTTAAATCACGGTGGCTACTGGTCTTTGAAATAATGACTGatcaatattttataaatatgttCATAGCTGCTTGCTTGCTTCGGAAAAATGCATCGATAGTATTCTTTTGGTATCTTGACTATTCAATATGCAAAGGAATTTACTAAATTCAGAAATATTATTTGACAGTCACTGTAAATGAGGTCCTCGCCCTTAATGAGTTATATAAAAAGTTGAGTTGCTTGATTATTGCGGATGGGCTAATCCACAAGGTATATACTTGGGCGTTTAACAGCTACATCACTCATGCGGTACGATGGGCTGTCTTTGTTGCTTTTGTCACTTATTCTTAATTATGCCATTGAGCAGGAAGAATTCCAGCTTGCTTTGTTCAGGAACAGCAACAGGAGAAATTTTTTTGCAGACAGGGTCAGTGCTCCctggttttttgttttttgtttagcCTTGTTCATATATACTATTGTTTGGGGCAACAAAATAGTACGTCAATAATTTATTTCTAGGTGAATGAATATCTATGGGGCCACagctaaatttcttttttttttctttatgattCAAGAACATGCATGATCGGTTTGTCTTTGCTGACAAACTTGTGAAATTTCTTTTCAAACATAAAAAGCTATCCGTAGATTAATTCTGTTCAAGCTCATACTGGCGTTTTATTTACAGGTATTTGACATGTTTGATATCAAACGAAATGGGGTTATTGAGTTTGGAGAATTTGTTCGATCACTCAGCATCTTTCACCCAAGAGCCCCGGAATCAGAGAAGATTGAATGTAAATGCTTGAATATTATTAGTTACCTTCTTGTAGACTATGGCTGACCTTAGAAGTGAAATAGTTGGTTTACTTTATACAATAACCTCCAACAATAACTGGTTGGACAAGTTTTCAAATAATTGGTTTTATGTTAACTTCTAATTCTGTTTGCTTGCTTCATTTTACTTGCAGTTGCATTTAAGTTGTATGATTTAAGGCGAACTGGCTTCATAGAGCGTGAGGAGGTGagcataaaatttttcttttttctatctcTAGATTTCCCTGCTGCGATGAATTCTTCGAGGACTTTTATTTCGTTTGAGAAAGAGCTAGCCTTTTTGTTATCTAAACTGATATAATGAGATTTCACTATCAACGTCTAGAACTACAGTAGGGTATTAGAAAGCAATCCATGTTGGCTGCATATTCATCCTGGGTCTTAGTTTTAGAATATATTCGGTTGTGTTAGGTTAATCTATGTTCTTGACAATTGTAGCTATGGAGTAGAGAAAGACGGCTTACGGATTGTCGTCTAACTTTTGCAAATGTTGGTATGTGTCCGTATTTTTCTTGAACTTCTCTGAGTGATTGAAGTTGCACAACATGACCACTTTAAATCTGATATAAATATGTTTGTACTCATTCATGGACACTTGATCTGATGGAAAGAATCTATTTTGTTATTAACTTGTTGCAACTGTCTTATGACCGACAATGCATATCTCAATAAAGTATAACTCTTTCGTTTTAGAGGCCTACCTGGAGCCAGTTCTCCGCATTCTCTGCATTGGTCTCATTTGAGCCCAAGTCTATGCAAACCTAATTCTCAGGGCATTAACTTCGTTGATAGTAATGCTCAGATGTGTTcaataaagtaaaattaaaaagaaattggatggataacttaatttgacATTTCATTGTTAGTCTTATCTGGAGAAAATCATTTCCATTGGCTGATATTATGTGCAGTTGAAGGAGATGGTGATGGCTATTCTCAATGAATCAGATCTGTCTCTGTCGGATGAACTTGTTGAAGAAATTGTCAATAAGGTGAGTGTTACACCCTTGTTGGATCTTTACATAAACAATCAACTtcccaaaaaaaaatttgtacgaTTTCCAAGGAGCAACAACGTTTCTACATTGATTCAAATATCAGCATTTTTCAGTTGACTGCCAAACGTAAACAAATTAAATCCCTTAGCAACATCGGCATCAACAAGCTTTGAGCTCTTTATTCCTCACACCTTCAACATTCAAGTGACCATCAGTTGAAGCTATGCTTAGTTGCtctaattataaattttttacttttatctttTCTAGTAACCTTACAAATTCGTTTTTATATTCTCATCTCTGCTAGCATATTTTTTTCTGTAATGCTTTATCTTTTTGTCTCTCCAATACTCTGATTTACAAACTATGGTTAACCTTACCAAGTCTTatgaaattaaataatgataTTAAGTAATAATGTGTTGTACAAATCATAATCTAAGAAAAAAGATAATGTTTTAGGTGTCACAATGAGATCCTAACGTCGTAATATGCTTGTTTGCAATTAAGATACCCTTTGCTGTTGTAGATTTCAGTTGCCAAACCAAATTCTTATTTGTTGTCTTTTGAAGACTTTCAATCAGGCAGATATTAAAGGTGACGGGAAGATCGATCCAGATGAATGGAAGGATTTTGTCAGTCAAAATCCATCTTTGCTCAAGAACATGACTCTTCCTTATTTATCGTGAGTCCTAAACTGAATTTAATTCTTACTCGGTCACTTCCGTCTGCTACATTTATTCACATCATTTCAGTTAGATTTTTCTTGTACTATATTTGTTTGTTTCCGTATAGTTTCGGTCAGGTTTTTCAGTATAGTACTGTTCAGCAACCAGAACTTTCAATTTACTACAATGAAATGCTTCACACAATTTGGTGGGGAATCTTATTCACCAAGATGCAGTACTGGAACAAGTAACCAAAGACATTTGCTCATAAACAATAAGATTCCCCTGCATCTTACAACCGATTGCATTCCATTGTAGCATGCTCGGATGCAATTCAACAATACACTTTACATTCTCTAAATTTTCCATCTTTTTTTCTAATGTGCAAATGGATTTATGCAGGGACCTAACAACCTCATTTCCTAGTTTTGTCATGCAAGCAGACTTGAGCGACACAGACGCCATGTGATGTTATATCAACTACCATCACCCGTGTTCTGCTCCAGCTGAATCTAATGAAAAAGGATTACAACCGGTAGTTGCCGAGAATTGCATGTACATAACATAAGAGAAGTAGCACCAGAATGGCAAGACCCCTACTAGTCTTTGGCGGCATATTATAAGATGGATATGCTGCTATTATATGTTGTCGTCCTTTTGTTCCGGTTAATATTGTGGAAGCAGCTAGCAGAAAACAATGATCAAGATGTGCTAAGTATATTGTATATTGTAGTAAATAGTGATTACGTTTATCCCAGATGTTTTTTATAGTCTGTCCCTAAATTATAATCAATCGTTATGTGGCTAGAAGATGTGCTATGTATATTATAACTTAGTGAGGTTGACAAAATCTTATAATTAGATATTGAAGTATATGCAAGTATGCAACCGCCCATAGCTTGGTTGGTGGGGCGAAGGGCTGTATAGTGGTTGCACGTGCCCTTAAGTCGCTGGTTAGACTTTGGTAAGTCAGCTGCTACTTTATAAGTCAgctgctttatatatatatatatatatatatatatatatatatatatatatatatatataaatttattatccTGCACGACGCTACAGTACATGACCGTGCGCGCCGTGCAGATAacaattgtttttatttttttttattttttttaatttatgaattaaaaaaataattgaaaaaaaaataaaaaataaaatatttttttaagagtttattttTAGGGTTAGTCTTTGGTTGTagtattaaagttatttttttttagattttatctctGGGGTTTAGGTTTcccaattagattatagtgtttggttttaaaaaaaaattaaaataaaattaatttaagtatttattgagtattgtaatatgttaagaggatatattaaggtattaaaaatttatataaagaaatgtttaattttttaattgattttaaaatattaaaaaaataaaaaaataaaaaaaagttgaTCACAAACCGATCAatacatatcctgatcggtctgtggataaCTTAGAGACATATCATCAAACTATAGTTCATCATCTCACATCTTAaatcctctatatatatatatatatatatatatatatatatatatatatatatatatatattataacatTTTTAAACACTAAGATTATATTTGATTAGGAGGAATGTaataatttataatataaataattAGACTTGAAATGTAATTGGATTACATGTTGTTAatcttataatatatatatatatatatatatatatatatatatatatatatatatatatatatttaatttttaagattatatTTGATTAGAAGaatgtaattttatataattattataattgaaATGTAATTGAATTACATGTTGTTAATTTTATAAttcatattataaaattttattatatgttGTTCTTTTtgtaattcaaattatattatattacaattttaaaattacattaaataaaataatcaatcttataatataatttttattgtatTATAAGTCTGATTATTCCTCGTCAAACATAGCTTATTATAAGTAAAATCCTAAAAGACTTAAtcgtaagttaaaaaaataaaaataaaaataaggtaTCTCCTCGAATCATCATAAACCCAAAAACACCGAACAATGTTTTTGTTGAATAGTATGGTTTACCATTATTGTTCACCATTTAGTATTCATAATTAATATTTACTGGTTAGTATTTATAATTATTGTTTACCATTACCATTCAATACTACTGTTTACAATTATTATTCACTattcataattattattattattattcactaATTACTATTTACATGGTTAGTATTCACAATTGCTATTCACGAGTAAAATCATTGAAAAACTCACTCCGAACCAACTTCTACTTCTAAAAACAACTTAACTTCTACAAGAAGCATTAAAATAATTGGTATAAGcgtcttaagatcttccagaccACAATATGATGCATAACTTCAAATTCTAAAGACTTTCAGAACTTTCAAAAATTagactttttaatttaatattttattcccTAGTTAGAAAAATTATTATTGGTATCTCAGGGttattttaatatgatcaaacaagttaggttagctCATGTTATGTTTAATCCTATGTataagtgtgtagaaacttaaGAGCGCAGGAtattgagcaaaagacgcagctagcgagaagaacgacacgagagagagccgacaagctcggtacgtctgagggacgaggtgctacggaagagtatgtgggcggacgagaagaagGCGCGCGGcatttccaagggatgagaagccaagagcggaagcttgctcaagaaggccggaagttgggttcgggtgagccctattccggatagccaaggtcacccaagcaagaggaaccggagcggaagaccttgACTGAGGCGAGTGAAACCGGAGCAGAAGACACGgaatgaaaaagtcaacttggttgactttcctagttcgggcgcccagaacccttctagGCATCCGGAATCAAATTTTATCCGGATAATGTTTGACCGCAATCCGTTACGAacggaataaaattttatcccctccaggcgtccagaacccttccaagcgcctcgagcaaggctatataagcagcttTGCTCCTAAAGCTAAACAACAatgagaaatacaaagaaacaacacttgtgcgcttagttttctatttagctttcttttatgtgCGTTccattgttgtaaagaggcttctccgcctgaaagagaattttagtgcgctttttcatcttggattaacaatgtcccgagttgtaaccaagtaaatctgtgagcctcatctttttagtttatctcttattttgtttatgcaagtgttcttttatcTTAAGCTATAAGTCCAAGAAAGGTTGCTTTTGCTtgttttgtgcaggggctattcacccctcctctagccggTCGTCGAGGGTCCTAATAAGTTGTATCAAAGCAAgtttgcttcaggaggactaaccgctgaacgaagcacatgagatggtca is a window encoding:
- the LOC121979353 gene encoding calcineurin B-like protein 7, producing MGCFASKLSGKHAVGYEDDPVALASLTNFTVNEVLALNELYKKLSCLIIADGLIHKEEFQLALFRNSNRRNFFADRVFDMFDIKRNGVIEFGEFVRSLSIFHPRAPESEKIEFAFKLYDLRRTGFIEREELKEMVMAILNESDLSLSDELVEEIVNKTFNQADIKGDGKIDPDEWKDFVSQNPSLLKNMTLPYLSDLTTSFPSFVMQADLSDTDAM